The nucleotide sequence CGAAGGCATCCTCGAAGAACACCTCGGCGAAGCCTTCGTCCCCATCCAGCCGGCCAACACCCCGGACGGTCACCCCATCGGTGTCCAACGGGACCAGGAAGTAGGTGAGGCCTCGATGGCGCTCGGCCTGGGGGTCGGTGCGGAACAAGCCGAACAGGTGGGTGCAGAAGGCACCTCGGGTGGTCCAGGTCTTCTGCCCGGTCAGCCGCCAGCCGCCGGCTGCCTCGTCCCGCACCGCCCGGCTCTTGATGCCGGCGAGGTCGCTGCCGGCGTTCGGTTCGCTCCAACCCTGGCACCAGAGATCCTCGGCCGCGGCCATGCGGGGGAGGTAGCGGTCCTTCTGGGCCTGGGTCCCGAACTCGAACAGGGTGGGCGCGAGCAGGAAGACGCCGTTCTGGGTGACCCGCTGCGGCGCGCCGGCCCGGTAGTACTCCTCCTCGAAGATCAGCCACTCCCACAAGGACGCACCCCGGCCGCCGTACTCCGGGGGCCAGGACACCACCGCCCACCGGGCTTCGTAGAGCTTGCGCTCCCATTCGAGGTGCAGGGCGAAGCCTTCCCGGGTGTCACCGGACGGCAGGGGCTCGGGCGGGACGTTCGCCGCCAACCACGCTCGGCACTCGTCACGGAAGCGCTCCTCGCGCTCGCTCCACGTCAGGTCCACGGGGCCAGTCTGACACCGAACCTGACGAGTCGTCAGATCCTCGCCTACACTGGGCTCTCGCCGCTGCTCGTCACAGGAGGGCCGCTGGTGCGCGAGCTACCGAAGATCATCAGTGTCGACGATCACGTGATCGAGCCGCCGAACGTCTGGACCGACCGGTTGCCCTCCCGCTACCTCGACATCGGCCCTCGGGTCGAGCGCAGGAAGGTGAGCAACCTCCAGTTCAACGGCACCACCTACACCTGGGACCTCGACGACGAGGACGGTGTCGAGACCGACTTCTGGGTCTACGAGGACCTCACCGTCCCCCACCGGCGCATCATCGCCGCGGCGGGCTACCCGAAGGACGAGGTCACCCTCACGCCGATCACCTACGAGCAGATGCGACCCGGCTGCTACGAGCAGAAAGCCCGGCTCGAGGACATGGACATCAACTGGGTCGAGGCCTCGCTTTCGTTCCCGACCTTCCCGCGGTTCTGCGGCCAGACGTTCCTGGAGGCCAAGGATCGTGAGCTCGCCGGGCTGTGCGTGCGGGCCTACAACGACTGGATGGTCGAGGAGTGGTCGGCTGGGACCGGCGGCCGACTCATCCCCCTGTGCATCGTCCCGCTCTGGGACGTCCACGAGGCTGCGGCCGAGGTGCGCCGCAACGCGGCCCGGGGGGTCCATGCGGTCTGCTTCAGCGAGATCCCCTACCACCTCGGCCTGCCGAGTGTCCACGACAGGGACCGCTACTGGGACCCGTTCTTCGCCGCCTGCGAGGAGACCGACACGGTGGTCTGCATGCACATCGGGTCGTCCTCGAAGATGCCGGCCACCTCTCCCGACGCCTCCGCAGC is from Rhabdothermincola sediminis and encodes:
- a CDS encoding acyl-CoA dehydrogenase family protein yields the protein MDLTWSEREERFRDECRAWLAANVPPEPLPSGDTREGFALHLEWERKLYEARWAVVSWPPEYGGRGASLWEWLIFEEEYYRAGAPQRVTQNGVFLLAPTLFEFGTQAQKDRYLPRMAAAEDLWCQGWSEPNAGSDLAGIKSRAVRDEAAGGWRLTGQKTWTTRGAFCTHLFGLFRTDPQAERHRGLTYFLVPLDTDGVTVRGVGRLDGDEGFAEVFFEDAFVSDDCVLGGVNEGWNVAMATTSSERGLTLRSPGRFTATAARLVELYHQRAREADPSVRDDVIQGWMDAEAYRLYTLADVTNIVEGRPPGARSSLNKIWWSELDVRLHETALALLGAHGELVAGAPEAVEGGAWMKGYQFALSGPIYAGTNEIQRNVIAERVLGLPRR
- a CDS encoding amidohydrolase family protein; protein product: MRELPKIISVDDHVIEPPNVWTDRLPSRYLDIGPRVERRKVSNLQFNGTTYTWDLDDEDGVETDFWVYEDLTVPHRRIIAAAGYPKDEVTLTPITYEQMRPGCYEQKARLEDMDINWVEASLSFPTFPRFCGQTFLEAKDRELAGLCVRAYNDWMVEEWSAGTGGRLIPLCIVPLWDVHEAAAEVRRNAARGVHAVCFSEIPYHLGLPSVHDRDRYWDPFFAACEETDTVVCMHIGSSSKMPATSPDASAAVQATLSFNNAMGSLSDFLFSGVLVRFPRLKLAYSEGQIGWLPYILERADDVWNQFRGWAFDRSLVPEPPSTYYRRQVYGCFFRDTHGLRSLDEIGVDNVTFETDYPHSDSTWPETKQIAEAMFAGLDDETVYKIVRGNAIEMLSLDFD